The Nyctibius grandis isolate bNycGra1 chromosome 23, bNycGra1.pri, whole genome shotgun sequence genome contains a region encoding:
- the MAB21L3 gene encoding protein mab-21-like 3: protein MKPFRDEDVEIYIQSKVEQRHDLVSKAVEEVQKIIQQLTAEISYKATRFQAISNSGIHNENIKVLAPSQFLITVPLRGLTGYRECQVRHWRYYTVHGAKLLSSVRDPEELHQWLEVEQFSKSLQQWHETDVNIEGDLVPAKVLIVFRELVEKSITSCNLSSKVTVLESFSSVVRVAVETSESQVEVELVPAVEIPTCWPEKARWPRCLKRWPSQEKVQCIKSLGFDLLARSNYHWQLCFSRAERMLMEGLDEDGGCRMKCFRVMRQMKEDVWCAGNKPVITAYHLQTVLFWTCEKYPRTKDWRCFPEAFLRLVQKLHKCVSQHFLKHYFVKNTNLLKYANTSDLDLVASKLVVFLENPVFCLD from the exons ATGAAACCATTCAGAGATGAAGATGTAGAAATCTACATCCAGAGCAAG GTGGAACAGCGACATGATCTGGTTTCCAAAGCAGTGGAGGAGGTGCAGAAAATCATCCAGCAACTGACTGCAGAAATCAGCTATAAGGCCACACGATTCCAGGCTATCTCCAACTCTGGCATTCACAATGAGAATATTAAG GTCTTAGCACCCAGCCAATTCCTCATCACAGTCCCTCTGCGCGGCCTGACCGGGTACAGGGAATGCCAGGTACGGCACTGGCGCTATTACACCGTGCATGGAGCCAAGCTCCTCTCCTCCGTGCGGGACCCTGAGGAACTGCATCAATGGCTAGAGGTGGAGCAGTTCTCAAAAAGCCTTCAGCAGTGGCATGAAACGGATGTGAACATCGAAGGTGACCTGGTTCCAGCAAAAGTCCTTATCGTCTTCCGGGAGCTGGTGGAGAAGTCGATTACCTCCTGTAACCTCTCCA GTAAAGTGACAGTGCTGGAGAGCTTCAGCTCAGTGGTCCGGGTGGCTGTGGAGACATCAGAATCCCAGGTCGAGGTGGAGCTGGTCCCTGCTGTGGAGATTCCAACTTGCTGGCCTGAGAAAGCCCGGTGGCCTCGTTGCCTTAAACGTTGGCCTTCCCAGGAAAAAGTGCAGTGCATCAAG TCACTTGGTTTTGACCTTTTGGCCCGCTCCAATTATCACTGGCAGCTGTGCTTCTCCCGTGCTGAGCGTATGCTCATGGAAGGCCTCGATGAAGATGGTGGTTGTCGCATGAAGTGCTTCAGGGTCATGAGGCAGATGAAGGAAGATGTCTGGTGTGCTGGAAATAAGCCTGTCATCACAGCTTATCACCTTCAG ACAGTGCTATTCTGGACGTGTGAAAAATACCCACGCACCAAAGATTGGCGCTGCTTCCCTGAAGCCTTTCTGAGGCTGGTGCAGAAGCTGCACAAGTGTGTAAGCCAGCACTTCCTCAAGCATTACTTTGTCAAGAACACCAATCTGCTCAAATACGCCAACACCAGTGACCTGGACCTGGTGGCCAGC